In Allocoprobacillus halotolerans, a genomic segment contains:
- a CDS encoding PAS domain-containing protein → MEITFDILAGILDAYAYEIVFVDRDHIVRYMNKTAKERYGERVQIGQSLFNCHNENSRKKIEEFLKRADQGEDEMFETLNQKTGEREFLYQ, encoded by the coding sequence ATGGAAATAACATTTGATATTTTAGCTGGGATTTTAGATGCCTATGCTTATGAAATTGTATTTGTAGATAGAGATCATATTGTTCGTTATATGAATAAAACTGCCAAAGAGAGATATGGTGAGCGTGTTCAAATTGGACAAAGTTTGTTTAACTGTCATAATGAAAATTCACGAAAAAAGATTGAAGAATTTTTAAAAAGAGCAGATCAAGGTGAAGATGAAATGTTTGAAACTTTAAATCAAAAAACGGGAGAAAGAGAATTTTTGTACCAGTAA